GACCGATCTCGCTGCGACGCTTCTGGTTGCGGAACCAAAACGTACCGATCACACTGAGAGCAACGTTGCAGAGCATGAAGACCATGATCCCCATACGGATGCGTTCTTCGGTAAGGGAACCAAACGAAAGGGCCATGGCATCGTGTATCTCTTTGGGGGTCTGTATGCTTGGGGTGACTTCGACCTTGAAGCGTTCGATGTCGAAGTTGTCACCGACACGGATGCTCACCAATGGTATCTTGGGCTGAGGTATGGTGGCGGGGATGAAAATGACTTCGCTGGGTTCGATGTAAGGCATACGCTTCTGATCTCGGACGATATCCACGACACGGTAGTAGCGTCGAAAGAAGACGGTCTTGCCGATGGGATATTCGTCCCCGAAGAGTTTCTTCGCAATCCCTTCTGTCAAGATACACTGCCTATTGTCGCTGAGATCGAGATGTGCGGGCTTGCCTGTGATCACCGAGGGTGTGATGAAGATGTCGAAGTACTCTTTGTTGTCGACCCTCTTGAACTGCAAGTGGTGCTCTTCGACATCTGTCGAGTCCCTACTGATCATCCCACCATTGTACGATCCTACGTGTGGAGAGAGTGCGAAGTCCGATGTCTCCATGACGTGAAGGATCCCGGGGAAGGCTCTCATCTTGGTCACCACGGCATCATGCTCCTCTTGCCCTTCACCGTTCATGGCTCGGTTGAGATCTATGGTGGTGACCATGTAAGTGTCGGAGTCGTCGAAGCCATTGGGCAGGAGGCGATTGTGCAACAGCGTGAAGAAGTAGTCGAAAAGGATCGAACTGAGGATAAAGATGATGAGCATCTCCGCAAAGATCCACGCATTGCGACGACGCAGCGTCCATATCTGTCTGAGTGTATGTCGTATCATGATTTAGTAGTGGTTTGTGGGATTGTCGTTGAGTGAGTAAGTGATGCTCTTCTTCGTGAAGTGATAGGCGGGTACAAGTCCCGAGAGGACATTGACGACGAGAGCAAAGAAGACTGTGATCACGAAGACGAACGGATCAAAAAGCATACTCGGGGTGATGCCCTTATTTCCCCATGTCAAAGTCTCAAGATCGGAGGCATAAAGAGAAAGTCTGCCGATGAGCATATCGGAGAAGTACAGGATCAAGAAGTAGGAGACCAAGAGACCCAAGAGAGCACCAAGGAGGGTGAGGAGGAAGTTCTCGATCAAAACTTGACGGAGGAGCACACCGTTGGGCGCACCGAAGGCCTTGCGCACCCCGATCTCTCGGAGTCGTTCTTCCATCTGACTGCTGTTGAGCCCCGAAAGGTTGATGGCAGGGACAAGGAGGACAAGTAGCAGGATGATCGAAGTCTTGAGCATGATGTCCTTCATGTCGGCACCTCTGTTACCTCTTCGGAATGAGTGCACCAAGGCGCTTTCGGGCTGACCATCGAGATGGATGTTGTGGGTCAGCGGAGCTTCGAGTTGTGCCACTTTCTCTTTGATCTCATCCCTCATGGCCTTTTCGTCCGAAGACTTATTCAGACGTATGACAGTGGTGAAGAAGCCGAGGACATCCTCATCGTCATCCGCCTTTTCGTACCCTGGGACTATGGTGTAGGGCAAGAAGACAACTCCGAAGGATGTCTCCAGAAGGTACGAACCATCTTCGACAACGCCCGATACTCGGTAGTCTTTGCCGTTCATGACAAAGTGTTGACCTGTGGCTTGGGTATCGGGAAAGAGCTTGTCCGCAAGCCCCTTCGCAATGACGGCAGAGGGGAGACCCGACTCGAAGTCTGCTTGAGAGAAAGGCTTGCCCTCGACAAACTTATACCGGTAGACTTCCCAAAATCCGGGGTCGGTGTACTTGACCGATACCTTTTGGTCGGCGATACCGTCTCCCATCTTGATCTGATAGCTGCTCTTGAACTCCTTGATCGACGCAGACACAGCCTTAGGTGTCTTGAGGCTGTACACGACTTCCTTGACGAACCTGTGTGACAGCAGCGAACTGTGATAGTTGTCGATGGTCGTGTCCTTGGGCGTCAGTGCGATGTGCTGGATATGAAAGAGCTTGTCTCTCTCCTGCTCGGGATAATAACTCCTGCTCCTGAGGAAAAAGAAGATCGCCACAAACATCACCATGGAGATACTGAGGGCAGTACCGGCGACATATATCAGGCTGAAAAGTTTGTTTTGCTTGACCAGCTGCCAAGCTTGTTTGAAGTACTGTTTTATCATAGTCGTAAAGATTTTATTCATCTTGAAGGGCTTCGACGGGATTGACTTTGGATGCACGATCGGCAGGGATCATTGCTCCGATGACGGTGATGCCGAGCATCAACACTCCCGTAATGGCTATCGTCACAAAGTAACGGCTCCACGTGTATGCAAGCATATCATTGAGCGTAAAAGTCATATCCCAAAAAGCAAGGTTGGCAGTGATGAGAAAGGCCGGTACAAAGGCGATAGAAAAGAGCACCACACTCTCCATCAAAATATACCTATGCACCCCTGCACGCGTAGAGCCGAGAGCCATACGCAGTCCGATCTCTCCTCGACGGCTTTCCATGGTGAACCAAAAGGTCCCAAGGATACCTAAAAAAACAATGAAGACGAAAAAAATGAGCATGCTTGAGATGATACGGATATACTTCGTCACCCCATTGACAGCATCGAAGACATCGGCTCTGAAATCGTATGAAACAAAACTGAACAAGTAGTAGGGTCCGATGTTTAGTCGCTCTCTCATGTCTTCGACAAACTGCTTCCCAAAGCCGGCGGTGTCTGCCTCGGGCTTCACCCTCACTCCTATGATCGGAATGACGTAAGCAAAACGACGAGGATCAAGTGGGGTATGTATCATGGGCTCATACACTCCATACGTGTCGTACTTCATCGAAGAGGAGACACCGACGACCTTTAGAGAGGAAAGTTCGGGATTATAATAGTCTCTGAAAGAGCGACCCACAGCATCTGAGGTGTGGAACAGTGAGTCTGCCAACTCATGGGAGACAACAGCACTGAGAGGTGTACGACTTCTTTCCCACTCAGAAAATGCTCCGGCAAGAGGTGCCACCTTGAACACCTTATCGTACCCCTCACTCACATAACGTATATTGGCACGATGCACCTTTGCACTATCCACGGTGTACCCTTGGAAGATAACACCGTGTGAAAACGGCTCACTTCCCTCATAATAAGCCACACTCTCGATACCGGGATACTCACCCACCATCCTTACGATGTGCTCAAAAGGAGCGATCCATTGAGCCTGCACACTGTCGAGATCTTGCCTATTGACTCTCACCGTAGGATTGTATCCCAAGCGAAGACGATAGACATGCTCGGTGTTGATACCTGCCGGCTCTACATTCTTACGCACAACGACATAAAGAAAATCCACACAATACCAAAGAAGTACGGAGACTATCAGAAGTTCGACGATAAGCCAAAGGTTAGACTTACGATTTTTCCATATTTGTTTCAGAGCTATTGTCCACATGATATTATTCACCTTTGATGATTTGTATGACGGTCGTACGAGATGCATTCCAGACAGGGATGGCTGCGGAAAGGAGGTTGACAAGAATGCAGAAGAGCAACATCCAGCCAAAAAGTCGAGGACTGAAGAATGCCTCTACAGGAAGATCAAAAGCCTCAGAGGCGTTGATCGCCATAATGTCAGCAAGAAGCAGATTTTTGAAAAAGACTATCGCTACAAACGAAAGCAATAACCCCACAAAGCCTCCAATGAGGGTCAGTATCAAGTTCTCAAAGAGGAGCTGACCTGTGATCTTGGTATTCGTGGCACCATAAGCCTTACGGACACCGATCTCCTCCTGACGCTTCTTCATCTGTGTCGAAAGGAGTCCTGACATGTTTATCGCAGGGACGACAAGCAGGATCAGGATTGCGAAAACAAATATCTTGACGGGATTATTTTTCTCTCCGGCGAAGAAGCTCGACCGTGCCTGAGTCGTCATCGTGAGTTCAAAAGTAAACTCTCTCAGATTTTCATTCACCTCCACGACCTTTGCCTCGATCTCCTTTTCCAAATCGGACAATGACACTCCGGGCTTGGTAAGCACAAAAACTTGACAGTTGCCCAAAAGACCCTCGGAGCGTTCGGGAGCCCAATTCAGATCCTCTTGATCAAAGGTGACCCACACATCGCTGTAAGCGCGATTGAAGAATGAGCTTACCTCCTTCACGACCCCAACGACTCTGTAGTCCTTGAAGTTGATACTGATGGTCTTGCCCAAGGCTTCGACCGTACCATACAACTTTGTTGCGAGACGATCTGTGATAATACACTCACGACGACCCGCCTGAGCCTGCTCCGCCGTGAAAGCCTGCCCTGCCAAGAACTCAAACCGAAACATACGGAAGTAAGCATCATCCACAGGACTGACCACAGCTTTATCGCTATTTACAGCACTCGTGCCTACATAAGCGGCCCCTTCCCCCTTATCGACACAATAGCTCACGAGCTCTGCCCCTCGGAGATTCCCAAAGATCTGTTTTGCCACCTTTCCCGAAAGTCCGGACTGCATCTGTGACTGATCTTTGGTGAGGTAAGAAAATCCACTCACACTGTACAAGAGCCTCGAACGATTGATCTCGGGGGCAATGTCCATCGTCTTGAATGAATACACCATATACAAGGTCATCACAAAAGCTATCGTAAGTGCCGTAGCGAGGGCAGATATAAAGCTGAAAAGAGGATTGGCCCTCCACAGCCGGGTCACTTGTCTCAGATATTGTCGTATCATATCACACTCATTTTACTTAGAGACCTTCAGTTTATTCTTGTTACGGTACTGGCTCATGTCCGAGACGATGACCTGCTCACCCTGCTCCAGCCCGGAGATCACTTCGACAAACTCATAGTTGCTGTCCCCGAGTTCGACCTTACGCTTGACAAGTTCGCTCCCTTTCATCACAAAGAGTTCGTAATGCCCTTTGCCCGAGTAGTAAGAGCCGTTCTTGATACGGACGACATCATCCTTGACTGCATTCATCACATACACATCCGTCTTGAGACCCGAACGAAGGCGAGGATGAGCATCCTCATCGAGTTGGACAGAGAACTGGATGATACCGTTCTTGGACAAAGGAGTGACACTGCTCACACGTCCCCCAAGCTCTTCTTGTCCGACCTTCACCACGACCTTATTTCCGGTAGCGACACGGTCGCCGTAGCTATCAGCAATCTCACCATCGACACGGAAGTGAGACAAGTCCGATAGGATCGCAATCGCAGTCCCCTGACCGACGGTCGTACCGACCTGACTGTTGATGAAGGTGAGGATACCCTTCCGTGGCGAAAGGATACGGGCATCATCGAGGGTACGTTTGGTCTCGGCAAGACTCTTACGAAAGATGGCAAGATCCAGCTCCTGAACCCTAAGCTCGGCATCAGCGATCATACGGTCATTTTCCAACTTCTTATGCGCCTGCTCTTGCTCCAAGCGAGCCACGTCATAGCGCAACTGCACCTCACGCACCTTGTCGGTCGTACCGGCACCGATACTGTCGAGGTACTTCTCATTGCGTACTTCGACCTGCATCTTGTCGATCTTCATACCGTTGACCTTGAGTTCCATTTCCGCATTGCTGAGTGCGCTGTTGTTCTTAATGCGCTGCTGTTCGAGCTTATAAGTACGCATCTGAAGCTCATCCAACATCTTGTTGTACTCTGTCTCTATGCTCTGAAGGTCGAGACGAAGGAGGGGCGTACCTACCTCCACCGAGTCACCCGCTTTCATGTAGACCTCCTCTATACGGCTCGCAATGGGTGCGATGATCGTCTCCTCAAAGAGGGGGGCGACCTTACCCGATGCACTCACCGACACCTCTATGGTGCCACGGTCGACGGAAGAGACCCTAAGGTCTTTGACGTTGATGATCTCACGCATGAGAGAGATAAGCACAGCCACAACGGCAACCGAACCGACGACGACACTGCCATACTTGATCCATCTCTTTCGCTTCTCCTTGCGGAGGGTTTCTTTGGGTATTTGTCTGTCCATAGTGTTACGATGTTTCTTTATGCCAAACATTGTGCAAGCGCCGTGCCAAAACAGACAAACATCTGATTACCAACACAAACACATTTTCACACCTGTCCACTATCGCACAAAAATGTACGAAAACGGACACCTTCAAGCGGACACTTCGGCCACAAACGCCCCTTCCCCCCCAACGAGATCAACGAGGGTAAAATTGCATTCTTCACGAACAATGATTACTTTCGCATCCTATTGATTTTATTTATCCTAACCTCCGATGGACCGACCTTCCACACCTTACCGACAACGATCGGGCGAAATAGACTACGTCAAGAGCATCCTGATCATCCTAATGATCATCTTCCACTTGGTGTACATCGGAGACAAGCACCCCTACCTCAAGGCAGTGGTCTACACTTTCCATATGTCGGGATTCCTGCTGATCTCGGGTTTTTTGATGAATACGAAGAAGGACACGAAAGCCGTCCTGACCTCCCTCCTTTGGCTCTTCGTGCCCTATGCCATCATGGAAACGGGCTATGTCGTCATGGCTTCGATGATCCCGATACGCGAACATATAGACTCCCTCACCCCGCTCCTCCTCGTGGACAAGATATTCCTCCACCCGATAGGGCCATACTGGTACTTACACACGCTCATCATCTGTTATGTGATTTGGTATCTGATCGATAGGTTTGCAGGAGAATGCCTTGCCATCAGTGTCTTCTGGGTCGTTGTTGCCCTATATGCCCTGTCTCACACGGACATCATATCAGTGGACAATGCCCTGTACTTCATGCTTGCTGCTTTGATCAAACGGCAAGGCCTGAAATTTGACAGGGTGTTTTATGCGACCGTGTGGGCAATCATCCCACTCATTGCCCTTTGTTGCTTCCCAAGCAATCTCGACCGTGGCACATTGGGAGGGGTAACTATCACTTATCTTGCAATCAGCTTTTTGCTCTCCCTCTACCCTCACTTCCCAAAGAGGGCAAAGGAGATCAGCGAATTTGTTGGCCGAAATACCCTCCCCCTCCTACTATTCTCTCCCATATTCACCCACCTATCCAAGCCTCTCGTCCCTGTACTATCCTTCGACCCCACAGGCCTTCTCTTTACAGCCGTCGCGGTACTATTTACCGTGATGGGGAGCTTCGCCATCGCCTGGCTGATCGACAGAAGTGGTCTGTCTCGCGTCTTTTGGGGCAATCGGGAAAAATTTTCGTGGAAAGGGCTAAGACCCCTCTCTCAAAAATAAATCAACCTCAAAATCCTGCTTCATCCACATTTCGGAGTCGGACAGAAAAACACGATCTCTCGGCACGCCATCGTGAAAGCGTAAGCCATATGAACTTCACTTTAAGACATCAAATCGTGCTCCTTACCAACCTCCCACCTTATCCAAATGATTTGAACGTATGACACACAACGACATAATCCAATCAAAATGAGGACACAAAGCACAAAAAATCTGTAAATTCATTTGTATAACTCACAATATTGAGTAATTTTAGGCTGAGCGGTAAGTTAAAAACAACACAGCTAAAAGACCATGTCCATCCATATGGATTCAAAGAGCCAGTTGAATCACATGAAAAAGAACATTTCGTACGCTTATCTGGATCGAAAAGTAAGGGGCAAATGCCACACCTTACTTCTCTGCAAAAAGATGTCACTCCATTATAATTGGGTATTTAATAACCATTAAAAAGCCGGCAGATTATAGTTTTCTCAAGGCTGGATTACACCCATGATATTTACCTTCTTACTATCCTTCATACTGAGCACACGCCTTTCACCTCCACCCGAGGAGACCTCTTTCGTAAGTGGACAGGTCGTAAGCATCGAAAACACACCGATAGATGCTGCGACCATCCTGCTCTTGCCCCATGTGGGAGAAAGAGTCTTGGCTTCGGGCATGAGTGATTCGGAGGGAAGGTTTAACTTATCACTGAGAGTAATATTGGCAGAAGACTCCGTCAGATTCAGGGTCATGCGCGTCGGCATAAGACCCCAAATATTCACAAGATCTGTCAGTAGCCTTAAAAATATCATCTTGAAGGTAGACGAACGCCCTGTAGAACTACGGGGACTGGACGTAAAAGCAGAAAAAATATCAATCTCCGGTGATACGATAGGCTTCAATATTGCCGCATACAAGAACAGCACCGACGAGACTCTTGCAGATGTCTTGAGGAGACTCCCCGGGATCAACGTTTCACATAATGGACAGATCTTTTATCAGGGAGAACCCATCAGCAAGTTCTACATCGAAGGATTGGATATGCTCAAAGGAAGATACGGCATAGCAACAAACAGCCTCCATCCTGATGATGTGAGTAGCATTGAGGTCATGGAACGGCATCAGGAGATAGAAGCTCTGAAAGAATTTTCTCGAAGCGATCGTACCGCGATCAACGTAAAACTAAAATCTTCAAAAAGAGGCGTATGGATCGGTAGTGCAGATCTCGCGGGAGGGATTGAAAAGGAAGGGGTATGGGATGGTAAACTTCTGCTCTCAAGGTTTCGCAAAAAGAGTCAACAGCTGGGTCTGTTACAGACAAATAACACGGGGAAAGATCCGAGCATCGGATTTCGCTCTTTCGGTGCCACTCAAGATAGACTACCATCTCCTTTGGCCGATATAACTCTCCCCAAGCCATCCTTGAGTGAAGAGCACACTTACACTCACAATAAAGACATTGCCGGCAGCATCAATATGATACAATCGCTGTCAGAAAAGACAGTCTCAGGTTTCAATTTCATTATGACCAAGGGACAAGAGTTGCTAAAAATGCATGAAATCTCCACACATATACTCCCCAATGGCCAAGAAGTAAGATTTGACGAAATATCAGATGGAGCGAAACAATCGAATGAGTATGCAGGGATGTTGCACCTCAATGTAAACAAAGCAGAAAGGTATGTGGACACCCGCTTCTCAATCGACTTAGGGAAACGAGAAAGTACAGTGGATATCCAGGCCGAGTCGCCCTATAAAGTCTCTCAAAAAGAGACACCGATATCGCTATCCCACAAGCTTGTCTGGACAGAAGTCTTTGATCAAATCGGGCTAAACTTCAAAAGCAACAACAGCTATTTCTCCTTTCCTCAACATCTGCTCCTGAATGATAAGTCTCAAGTCCTTAGAGAACAATCATGGCATGGGGATTATGCCTTAGACTTATCAATCAGAAGCCTCATCCCCCACACCCAGACCTCTTTGGGCATCTCCTGCAAAAACGAGACGTCGAACATGGAGACAAAGACTCATAAGATTAGAAAGCAACAGCTTCAAACAGAAATTACCCCTGAGATTTTTTATAGTCGTCGCAAAGTGCAGTGGTCATCAAAGCTAAAAGTAGCTTATACTTCTCTCCATCTTATGAATTCTGAGAAGAGTCAGTACCGAAAAATAACATTTGAGCCCGACATTTATTTTAGTTACGTACCCGACAGATACTTATCTTTTGATGTCGCCTACCGACACTCTACCCAAACTCCGGACATACGGATGCTCTACGACTTCCCTTTATATACGGGGCATCGGACATCTTCGAAATACCAGGGGATATTATTCCAAAGCTCCGGACATTTGCTTAGAGGGCGTATCAACTATAAGGATGTCCGAAAAATGCTGTTTAGCTCCCTTTCCTTAAACTATACGAATAATGCACCAAAATATTTGTTTGGCAATAAGATTGAGGCAGACACCGTTACGTTCACCTCTCATTCCACTGACCGACGGGCAACGGTGTGGACAGCCGGTCTGAGACTATCCAAAGGCTTTTTCTTGAAAAGTCTCAAACTTGGGCTCGAAACCACATATACTAAGATACAAGGGCCTCTTCTCTTGCAAGATCAGATCGTCGGACAAAAAACAGAGTTGAGTAGCCTCAGAGCAGACTTGTCTCTGAACCCCAACTCATTTACAGAAGTGGCACTACAAAGCGAAGCTCAAGGGATCAGGTCTCACATAGATATGGGACAATCCCTACCCTCAATATTGGCATTGAATACCGAAGCACGTATTGCCATCAAACCTTCAGAGCAACTTCACCTTGTATTGGACTATAAGCACTTCTACAACAACAGCAATACCTCGGTGCCAAACTTTCATCTGCTGAATGCAATGATTCAATATAAAATCAACAAAATCGGGCTTTATGCCAAAGTGCAAAACCTCTTCAACCAAAAGACATACAGACATACCCGCACAAACCGGTTCAGTAGCTACGAAACACTCTACAACCTCAGAGGACGTATGGTACTGATCGGTATTCGTTTCAAACTAATTTAATCACGCTAAAAAACTATGAAACACGTACTTTTTTCTCTTTTAGTATTAGTTCTACCAGTTCTTTCGACAAGTCTTTCAGCTCAGAAGTTCATCATCGCTGAAGATTTAGTATTGTTGCCTTTCGATGTGACACGTTGGGAAACAGTAGACAGCACATTTCTGAAAGTCCGCTACGAGCGTGTCGTCAACGACCCAATGCGCAAAAGCGGCATACGAAAAGAAGACTTTACCCTTCAGATCGGACACCACATAAGCAAGTATTATAGCGAACACACTAACTTGATGGATGAGAGGTTCTCCGGTCTTAGAGAGGATGGGATGAAGATGGTTTGGTTTGACGGTAGTAGCATATACCAAAATATGCCGGAAGGAAAAATCACTGTCGTCCAAAGAGAATACTTCTCGCCTCAAGAAGAATCCGCAGCAAATAAATACGAAGAAGAACTCCCCTCTTTCACATGGGTTTTCGAATCTGATACGATGACCATCTTGGGACATCTTTGTCACAAAGCCATAACCTCTTTCAGAGGTCGCACATGGGAGGTATGGTATGCCCCTGACATACCGGTTGCGGTGTATCCATGGAAGTTCAATGCCCTACCCGGGAGTATCCTTGCTTTCAATGACACAGAGGGTATCATCAGCTGCACAGCAAAAGAAATACTTCAAGTGTGCGAACCCATCAAATGGTTCAGATGGCAGTATCAAGAAACAACGAGAGAAAAACAACTGCAGTACATGAAACAAATCCATGAACGTCCCTCTCTCATCCTACAAGACGGTGAACCGACGCAACAAATGTCTTCACGGGGTCCTGAAACAGCCAATACAGCAATCCCATATCAGCCGATGGAGAAAGAATAATAAATTCGGGGGGGACATCCCTTGAGATAAAGGTAAAATAGGATCCTTCCGATAGCAGATAACGCCCGACAGTCGCTCCCGAAATCTATAATTTTCGGGAGGTGTGACCGAACACTTTCGCCCCTCTGCTTGTTTTAGTCACATACGTGCTCAAAAACTCTCGAAGTGACATGGTGGAAGAGTTGGCACGCTTTTTGCTAATTAAGACTATTGATCACATAATCTAAAATAATCGCAGAAGCAACTTGAAAACAACAACGGCTAACTCCAAAGCTCTCGTCGATAGCATCGTAGAGGGCATCAAAGAGAAAAAAGGTAAAAATATCGTAATCATAGACATGGCGAATGTCGATGATTCCATCTGTAACTACATGGTCATCGCCGAAGGGAATACCCCTGTACAAGTAGAGGCCATACAGGATTCCGTGCTTGACACTGCTCGTATCCAGACGGGCGAAAAGCCTCTGCACACCCATATTGGTAATGGTGAATGGGTAGCCATGGACTATGTCGATGTCATGGTACATATATTTGTGCCTGCTCTGAGAGAGTTTTATAACATCGAGCAACTTTGGGCGGACGCCAAACAAATCCGCTTGGAAAACGACTAACTGAAAACAGCACATGGACAACCAAAACATGAACAATAACCCCCTCAACAGAAATCCAAAGAAGTCGGGTATGCCGAAGTTTGGATTTGGGTGGCTATACATCATCCTTTTGCTCATCATCGGGAGCTTGTTCTTCCTACCGGGAGAAGAAGATGTGAAGAGGGTGGACTGGAGCGAGTTCCAACAAATGATGGAGCGTGACGAATTCTCCAAAATCACCGTACAGTCTGCCAAAGGAACAGTCCTGGGAGAGGTCAAGGAAAATCCTCAGAGCAGGGTATCGGCACACGACAGCACATCAAAGACGCTACCAACAGGGAAGCCCCTACTCTCTCGTACCCTCGTAAGCACAGATATGCCGGGAACGACAGCCTTCAATGACATCTATCAGAAGCTATTGGAACGTGAGCAAAGGATCACTGCCAAAGTTTCGTATGACAATAGGAAGGACTCTTTCTGGCCCATCATATTGAATATAGCACCTTTCCTGCTCATCATAGTCTTTTGGATCTTCATTACTCGTAGAATGTCTTCGGGGACGGGTGGTGCCGGTGGAGGGGTCTTCAATGTCGGAAAGTCTAAGGCTCAACTCTTTGACAAAGAAAATAAGGTCAAAGTGACATTCAAGGATGTTGCCGGACTGAGTGGGGCTAAGCAGGAGATCGAAGAGATCGTCCACTTCCTCCGTGCACCCAAGACATACACCGATCTCGGAGGTAAGATCCCCAAAGGGGCACTCCTCGTAGGACCTCCGGGGACAGGAAAGACACTGCTTGCTAAGGCTGTGGCCGGAGAGGCTGATGTGCCATTCTTCTCCCTTTCGGGCTCAGACTTCGTGGAGATGTTCGTCGGCGTGGGGGCTTCTCGTGTGAGAGACCTCTTCAAGCAGGCCAAAGAGAAAGCACCATGTATCGTCTTCATCGACGAGATCGATGCTGTCGGCCGTGCCAGAGGCAAGAATGCAGGCTTCGGTGGCAATGATGAGAGAGAAAATACGCTCAATCAGCTTCTCACGGAGATGGATGGATTTGACACCAACAGCGGGGTGATCATCCTTGCCGCGACAAATAGAGTGGATATCCTCGACAAGGCCCTCCTCCGAGCAGGACGCTTTGACCGTCAGATACAGGTAGATCTGCCAGACCTCAATGAGCGTAAAGAGATATTTGAGGTACATATGAGACGCCTCAAATTGGATGAGTCTGTGGATATCGACCTTCTATCGAGACAGACCCCGGGCTTCTCCGGTGCCGACATCGCAAATGTATGTAATGAAGCAGCACTCATTGCTGCACGTAATGGCAAGACATCCATAGATCGTGACGACTTCACAAGTGCCATCGACCGTATCGTGGGTGGCCTCGAGAAGAAAACAAAGATCACGACACAGGAAGAGAAAAAGGCCATTGCCATCCATGAGGCGGGTCATGCTACTGTGTCTTGGCTCTTGGAGCATGCCAATCCGCTCATCAAAGTGACTATCGTCCCTCGTGGACGTGCGCTCGGTGCAGCTTGGTATCTCCCCGAAGAGCGACAGATCACTACGACAGAACAAATCCTCGACGAGATGTGTGCCATCCTCGGTGGTCGAGCTGCCGAAGAAGTGGTATTGGGTCGTATCTCCACAGGTGCAGCGAACGACCTGCAGCGTGCCACACGTATAGCTCAGGCAATGGTCACATACTTCGGCATGAGTGACAAACTCCCGAACATCAACTATCAAGATACCCAAGGGGAGTATGGCTTCACTAAACCTTTCAGCGAAGAGACTGCTCGGAAGATAGATGAAGAAGTACTACGCATCATCAACGAACAGTATGCGCGAGCGAAGGATCTTCTCTCGACACATAGAGAGGGACACCGCAAGATCTCGGATATGCTCTTCGAGAAGGAAGTCATCTTCACCGAAGATGTAGAAAACATCCTCGGCAAACGCCCTTGGAAGTCTCGCACCGAAGAGCTCTTGGAACCGACACAAAAAGAAGGGGAGACAGAGCCTACGAAGCAGGAGGAAACGGTGGTGGATAACACCGGCGAGTAAACTAAAGCACTGCACTTA
This is a stretch of genomic DNA from Porphyromonas cangingivalis. It encodes these proteins:
- the ftsH gene encoding ATP-dependent zinc metalloprotease FtsH yields the protein MDNQNMNNNPLNRNPKKSGMPKFGFGWLYIILLLIIGSLFFLPGEEDVKRVDWSEFQQMMERDEFSKITVQSAKGTVLGEVKENPQSRVSAHDSTSKTLPTGKPLLSRTLVSTDMPGTTAFNDIYQKLLEREQRITAKVSYDNRKDSFWPIILNIAPFLLIIVFWIFITRRMSSGTGGAGGGVFNVGKSKAQLFDKENKVKVTFKDVAGLSGAKQEIEEIVHFLRAPKTYTDLGGKIPKGALLVGPPGTGKTLLAKAVAGEADVPFFSLSGSDFVEMFVGVGASRVRDLFKQAKEKAPCIVFIDEIDAVGRARGKNAGFGGNDERENTLNQLLTEMDGFDTNSGVIILAATNRVDILDKALLRAGRFDRQIQVDLPDLNERKEIFEVHMRRLKLDESVDIDLLSRQTPGFSGADIANVCNEAALIAARNGKTSIDRDDFTSAIDRIVGGLEKKTKITTQEEKKAIAIHEAGHATVSWLLEHANPLIKVTIVPRGRALGAAWYLPEERQITTTEQILDEMCAILGGRAAEEVVLGRISTGAANDLQRATRIAQAMVTYFGMSDKLPNINYQDTQGEYGFTKPFSEETARKIDEEVLRIINEQYARAKDLLSTHREGHRKISDMLFEKEVIFTEDVENILGKRPWKSRTEELLEPTQKEGETEPTKQEETVVDNTGE